The Panicum hallii strain FIL2 chromosome 9, PHallii_v3.1, whole genome shotgun sequence genome has a window encoding:
- the LOC112874326 gene encoding COP1-interacting protein 7-like isoform X1 codes for MDGKVASNVELDSTVFQVSSPDNRYEAIACSKGNTELIASGPFDQLVLHLEDAKKFQSRSSSGTFKLLLAGDGKGSSWFTKSTIQRFLHIINSSDTSKSVNGVLDEMSQLEETRKFHQSLYIKEQQNVTSGALTGGLFGTGAIAQQGNVGPNSSETTKNELLRAVDLRLTALKEEILVLLNQAVGSNLSTREISDLSAFVQRFGTSEFSWLMRCMLLIAECQPSELPVQQDSTAEKIDKGENAHKTRDIIPRTNLQRPIANNVSPAKLAQIERESSTETDDSSESSDEVEAVVERSRPLVRSASPRRSASPMRRVQIGRSGSRRSTAIAIKSLSYFPPSQRIPLDKDDESSNCNGETDQPPRKSDNNVRRMSVQDAINLFESKQKDQNPDSQNKKAGLFATKSVLRRWSAGMGDSLNDKSEERISDSTSESKSNNMSYEEKDGPEPDKAPKNFVTSEVEGLTSHADSHDIRVSETENMVSNNICAEQTKSGPEESSDRAMASAEWNRQKEAELNQMLLKMMEVLPGKFAGANAIAAGLDSTNQKKGVTQGQHKEKRDTKITAEKGKRRPTKEASSKPLKDTVGQKKSALTPKTGTVTEKRISPVPQKARRNSSPPVLPKEVASKTPVRKSSPKPSPSPAPAPTTRSSWSGGSLTKATTTQKTKSSPGMASTSTPTSRRRTPTTHPLSQPASKVERTIQPVKNKKETVSATKPAIKGQEEKKPKTAAKTSRITKVSPSSEEKSSITTKESLHKVSKKSSVVPLESKPLKKATGISQSIGSGTVKKKVPQVDDSSKDSGSVNQAEDKEQSPLTTEPTTKVLEADLAQPAHDVDENLEISLDNDLNIEKTEKPASSLTATEMGSSDQVEPSTNDADEAIQTPDEDMGISSAAWVEVEHEEQEVTDPSENVVAEDVASPGIAPLPSSSPRVRHSLSQMLQADSNEPEIIEWGNAENPPAIVFQKDSPKGFKRLLKFARKNKGDNNANGWASPSVVSEGEDELEESRGTSDGANSSRRTFDGSKTNSILSAQSTIGSFNSINSDKQRERPGAAPSTKASRSFFSLSNFRSSRSNESKLR; via the exons GGAATACAGAACTGATAGCATCTGGTCCTTTCGATCAGTTAGTTCTGCACCTGGAAGATGCCAAAAAATTCCAATCTCGTTCATCAAGTGGCACTTTTAAACTGTTATTGGCTGGTGATGGAAAAGGGTCTTCCTGGTTTACGAAATCGACGATACAGAG ATTCTTGCATATCATTAATTCATCTGATACCTCAAAATCGGTCAATGGAGTTTTAGACGAGATGTCCCAGCTGGAGGAAACTAGAAAGTTTCATCAATCGCTCTATATTAAG GAGCAACAAAATGTTACTAGTGGTGCTTTGACAG GAGGCTTGTTTGGTACTGGCGCCATAGCACAACAG GGAAATGTTGGGCCGAATTCGTCGGAGACTACAAA GAATGAATTGCTTCGAGCAGTGGATTTGAGGTTGACCGCACTGAAGGAAGAGATCTTGGTCTTATTGAATCAAGCAGTTGGTTCCAATTTGTCGACAAGAGAAATCTCTGATTTATCTGCTTTTGTTCAGCGATTTGGAACATCAGAGTTTAG TTGGTTGATGCGGTGTATGTTGTTGATTGCGGAGTGTCAACCCTCTGAGCTCCCTGTACAGCAGGATTCTACAGCTGAGAAAATTGACAAGGGTGAGAATGCACATAAAACTCGTGATATCAtccctcggaccaatcttcagAGGCCTATTGCCAACAATGTTTCTCCAGCAAAGCTTGCACAAATTGAGCGTGAAAGCTCGACAGAAACTGACGATTCCTCTGAGTCCAGTGACGAAGTTGAGGCTGTTGTTGAAAGGAGCCGACCTCTTGTAAGATCTGCTTCTCCTAGAAGATCCGCTTCTCCAATGCGGAGGGTTCAAATTGGGAGATCAGGATCACGTAGGTCAACGGCAATTGCCATCAAGAGCCTCAGTTACTTCCCTCCCAGTCAGAGAATTCCTTTAGATAAAGATGATGAAAGTAGTAACTGCAATGGTGAAACTGACCAGCCACCAAGGAAATCTGATAATAACGTTAGAAGGATGAGTGTGCAGGATGCAATTAACCTTTTTGAGAGCAAGCAGAAGGATCAGAATCCAGATTCTCAAAATAAGAAAGCTGGTTTGTTTGCTACTAAGTCTGTCCTGAGAAGGTGGAGTGCAGGAATGGGTGATTCTTTGAATGACAAGTCAGAAGAAAGAATCTCAGATTCAACATCTGAAAGTAAGTCAAACAACATGTCTTACGAAGAGAAGGATGGACCCGAACCAGATAAAGCACCAAAGAATTTTGTTACATCTGAGGTCGAAGGTTTAACCTCCCATGCTGATTCTCATGACATCAGAGTGTCAGAAACGGAGAACATGGTTTCTAATAATATTTGTGCAGAACAAACAAAGTCGGGACCTGAGGAAAGTAGTGACCGGGCAATGGCCTCAGCTGAGTGGAACCGCCAGAAGGAAGCTGAGCTTAATCAGATGTTATTGAAAATGATGGAGGTCTTGCCTGGAAAGTTTGCAGGTGCTAATGCAATTGCTGCTGGCCTCGATTCCACCAATCAGAAGAAAGGTGTTACTCAGGGTCAGCATAAAGAGAAGCGAGACACAAAGATTACAGCTGAGAAAGGCAAAAGGCGGCCTACAAAGGAGGCGAGCTCCAAGCCCTTGAAGGATACTGTTGGGCAGAAGAAATCGGCACTGACCCCCAAAACTGGCACTGTAACAGAGAAACGCATTTCACCAGTTCCACAAAAGGCACGTCGAAATTCTTCACCTCCGGTCCTACCCAAAGAAGTTGCTTCAAAGACACCAGTCAGAAAAAGCTCACCAAAACCATCACCATCACCTGCACCTGCGCCTACTACACGTAGTTCATGGTCAGGTGGTTCTTTGACTAAAGCAACTACAACGCAAAAAACTAAAAGCTCTCCTGGGATGGCTTCGACGTCTACACCAACTAGCCGAAGGAGGACTCCGACAACACATCCGTTGTCTCAGCCAGCTTCAAAAGTGGAAAGAACCATTCAACCAGTGAAGAACAAGAAGGAAACTGTGTCTGCTACGAAGCCAGCTATAAAGGGACAAGAAGAGAAGAAGCCAAAAACAGCAGCAAAGACAAGTAGAATAACTAAAGTTTCACCTTCGTCAGAAGAAAAATCAAGTATAACAACGAAAGAAAGCTTGCATAAGGTTTCAAAGAAAAGCAGTGTTGTACCACTGGAGTCCAAACCCTTGAAGAAAGCCACTGGGATTAGTCAAAGTATTGGTTCTGGTACAGTTAAGAAAAAGGTGCCCCAAGTTGATGACTCCTCAAAAGATAGTGGAAGTGTTAACCAAGCTGAAGATAAGGAGCAATCTCCTCTGACAACCGAGCCAACTACTAAGGTACTGGAGGCTGATCTTGCTCAACCagcacatgatgttgatgaaaatttaGAAATTTCGCTCGATAATGACTTGAATATtgaaaaaacagagaaaccGGCCTCGAGTTTAACTGCCACAGAAATGGGCTCCAGTGACCAGGTTGAGCCCTCTACCAATGATGCAGATGAGGCCATACAAACTCCAGACGAGGACATGGGCATCTCATCAGCTGCCTGGGTAGAAGTAGAGCATGAAGAACAAGAAGTCACTGACCCGAGTGAAAATGTAGTGGCTGAGGATGTGGCTTCCCCAGGAATTGCACCATTGCCATCATCAAGCCCAAGAGTCCGTCATTCCTTGTCACAAATGCTGCAAGCAGATAGCAATGAACCAGAAATTATTGAGTGGGGAAATGCTGAAAACCCACCCGCAATAGTTTTTCAAAAGGATTCTCCAAAAGGATTCAAGAGGCTTCTAAAGTTTGCTCGGAAAAATAAGGGAGACAACAATGCTAATGGCTGGGCAAGCCCATCGGTAGTTTCTGAAGGAGAAGATGAACTAGAAGAATCAAGAGGCACTAGTGATGGTGCAAATTCGAGCCGGAGAACTTTTGATGGTTCAAAGACTAATAGCATCTTATCAG CTCAATCAACCATTGGCAGCTTCAACTCTATAAACTCAGATAAGCAACGGGAGAGGCCTGGAGCTGCCCCATCAACAAAAG CATCAAGGTCGTTCTTCTCCCTCTCAAACTTCCGGAGCAGCAGATCGAATGAGTCGAAGCTTCGATAG
- the LOC112874326 gene encoding COP1-interacting protein 7-like isoform X2: MDGKVASNVELDSTVFQVSSPDNRYEAIACSKGNTELIASGPFDQLVLHLEDAKKFQSRSSSGTFKLLLAGDGKGSSWFTKSTIQRFLHIINSSDTSKSVNGVLDEMSQLEETRKFHQSLYIKEQQNVTSGALTGGLFGTGAIAQQGNVGPNSSETTKNELLRAVDLRLTALKEEILVLLNQAVGSNLSTREISDLSAFVQRFGTSEFSWLMRCMLLIAECQPSELPVQQDSTAEKIDKGENAHKTRDIIPRTNLQRPIANNVSPAKLAQIERESSTETDDSSESSDEVEAVVERSRPLVRSASPRRSASPMRRVQIGRSGSRRSTAIAIKSLSYFPPSQRIPLDKDDESSNCNGETDQPPRKSDNNVRRMSVQDAINLFESKQKDQNPDSQNKKAGLFATKSVLRRWSAGMGDSLNDKSEERISDSTSESKSNNMSYEEKDGPEPDKAPKNFVTSEVEGLTSHADSHDIRVSETENMVSNNICAEQTKSGPEESSDRAMASAEWNRQKEAELNQMLLKMMEVLPGKFAGANAIAAGLDSTNQKKGVTQGQHKEKRDTKITAEKGKRRPTKEASSKPLKDTVGQKKSALTPKTGTVTEKRISPVPQKARRNSSPPVLPKEVASKTPVRKSSPKPSPSPAPAPTTRSSWSGGSLTKATTTQKTKSSPGMASTSTPTSRRRTPTTHPLSQPASKVERTIQPVKNKKETVSATKPAIKGQEEKKPKTAAKTSRITKVSPSSEEKSSITTKESLHKVSKKSSVVPLESKPLKKATGISQSIGSGTVKKKVPQVDDSSKDSGSVNQAEDKEQSPLTTEPTTKRNRPRV, encoded by the exons GGAATACAGAACTGATAGCATCTGGTCCTTTCGATCAGTTAGTTCTGCACCTGGAAGATGCCAAAAAATTCCAATCTCGTTCATCAAGTGGCACTTTTAAACTGTTATTGGCTGGTGATGGAAAAGGGTCTTCCTGGTTTACGAAATCGACGATACAGAG ATTCTTGCATATCATTAATTCATCTGATACCTCAAAATCGGTCAATGGAGTTTTAGACGAGATGTCCCAGCTGGAGGAAACTAGAAAGTTTCATCAATCGCTCTATATTAAG GAGCAACAAAATGTTACTAGTGGTGCTTTGACAG GAGGCTTGTTTGGTACTGGCGCCATAGCACAACAG GGAAATGTTGGGCCGAATTCGTCGGAGACTACAAA GAATGAATTGCTTCGAGCAGTGGATTTGAGGTTGACCGCACTGAAGGAAGAGATCTTGGTCTTATTGAATCAAGCAGTTGGTTCCAATTTGTCGACAAGAGAAATCTCTGATTTATCTGCTTTTGTTCAGCGATTTGGAACATCAGAGTTTAG TTGGTTGATGCGGTGTATGTTGTTGATTGCGGAGTGTCAACCCTCTGAGCTCCCTGTACAGCAGGATTCTACAGCTGAGAAAATTGACAAGGGTGAGAATGCACATAAAACTCGTGATATCAtccctcggaccaatcttcagAGGCCTATTGCCAACAATGTTTCTCCAGCAAAGCTTGCACAAATTGAGCGTGAAAGCTCGACAGAAACTGACGATTCCTCTGAGTCCAGTGACGAAGTTGAGGCTGTTGTTGAAAGGAGCCGACCTCTTGTAAGATCTGCTTCTCCTAGAAGATCCGCTTCTCCAATGCGGAGGGTTCAAATTGGGAGATCAGGATCACGTAGGTCAACGGCAATTGCCATCAAGAGCCTCAGTTACTTCCCTCCCAGTCAGAGAATTCCTTTAGATAAAGATGATGAAAGTAGTAACTGCAATGGTGAAACTGACCAGCCACCAAGGAAATCTGATAATAACGTTAGAAGGATGAGTGTGCAGGATGCAATTAACCTTTTTGAGAGCAAGCAGAAGGATCAGAATCCAGATTCTCAAAATAAGAAAGCTGGTTTGTTTGCTACTAAGTCTGTCCTGAGAAGGTGGAGTGCAGGAATGGGTGATTCTTTGAATGACAAGTCAGAAGAAAGAATCTCAGATTCAACATCTGAAAGTAAGTCAAACAACATGTCTTACGAAGAGAAGGATGGACCCGAACCAGATAAAGCACCAAAGAATTTTGTTACATCTGAGGTCGAAGGTTTAACCTCCCATGCTGATTCTCATGACATCAGAGTGTCAGAAACGGAGAACATGGTTTCTAATAATATTTGTGCAGAACAAACAAAGTCGGGACCTGAGGAAAGTAGTGACCGGGCAATGGCCTCAGCTGAGTGGAACCGCCAGAAGGAAGCTGAGCTTAATCAGATGTTATTGAAAATGATGGAGGTCTTGCCTGGAAAGTTTGCAGGTGCTAATGCAATTGCTGCTGGCCTCGATTCCACCAATCAGAAGAAAGGTGTTACTCAGGGTCAGCATAAAGAGAAGCGAGACACAAAGATTACAGCTGAGAAAGGCAAAAGGCGGCCTACAAAGGAGGCGAGCTCCAAGCCCTTGAAGGATACTGTTGGGCAGAAGAAATCGGCACTGACCCCCAAAACTGGCACTGTAACAGAGAAACGCATTTCACCAGTTCCACAAAAGGCACGTCGAAATTCTTCACCTCCGGTCCTACCCAAAGAAGTTGCTTCAAAGACACCAGTCAGAAAAAGCTCACCAAAACCATCACCATCACCTGCACCTGCGCCTACTACACGTAGTTCATGGTCAGGTGGTTCTTTGACTAAAGCAACTACAACGCAAAAAACTAAAAGCTCTCCTGGGATGGCTTCGACGTCTACACCAACTAGCCGAAGGAGGACTCCGACAACACATCCGTTGTCTCAGCCAGCTTCAAAAGTGGAAAGAACCATTCAACCAGTGAAGAACAAGAAGGAAACTGTGTCTGCTACGAAGCCAGCTATAAAGGGACAAGAAGAGAAGAAGCCAAAAACAGCAGCAAAGACAAGTAGAATAACTAAAGTTTCACCTTCGTCAGAAGAAAAATCAAGTATAACAACGAAAGAAAGCTTGCATAAGGTTTCAAAGAAAAGCAGTGTTGTACCACTGGAGTCCAAACCCTTGAAGAAAGCCACTGGGATTAGTCAAAGTATTGGTTCTGGTACAGTTAAGAAAAAGGTGCCCCAAGTTGATGACTCCTCAAAAGATAGTGGAAGTGTTAACCAAGCTGAAGATAAGGAGCAATCTCCTCTGACAACCGAGCCAACTACTAAG agaaaccGGCCTCGAGTTTAA